One genomic window of Campylobacter fetus subsp. fetus includes the following:
- a CDS encoding type II secretion system protein, producing MRKAFTMIEIVFVIIILGILASIAIPIFNINREDAQIAKAQVELATIRSVIALKRSDSFLISDESVIDLNDVLKEAEVSTQYNTSSDYLLRWSVNEANLKLDIKNNVTVTFSIDKNGNLYCDPNANDLCKKIEKKL from the coding sequence ATGAGAAAAGCATTTACTATGATCGAGATTGTGTTCGTCATTATCATTTTAGGAATACTAGCTAGTATAGCAATACCGATTTTTAATATAAACCGCGAAGACGCTCAAATAGCAAAAGCACAAGTAGAGCTAGCTACCATAAGATCGGTAATAGCCCTAAAAAGAAGTGATAGTTTCTTGATATCTGATGAGTCGGTTATAGATTTAAACGATGTTCTAAAAGAAGCCGAAGTAAGCACACAATACAATACTAGTTCGGACTACTTGTTAAGATGGTCGGTAAATGAAGCAAATTTAAAACTAGATATAAAAAATAATGTAACGGTGACTTTTAGCATTGATAAAAACGGAAATTTATACTGCGATCCAAACGCAAATGATCTTTGTAAAAAAATAGAGAAAAAACTTTAA
- a CDS encoding primosomal protein N', with amino-acid sequence MNYYEIALSGLNLKPLTYESKFDIEIFSAVSVKVKNRICNGFVIKSVEKPKFKTSAILEILPQKLTQIQIKLAEFISRYYTCEIGVCLGLFEPYYEISNMNYSFIKSPKLSQKQQNALEFIKQNSVSLLFGDTGSGKSEVYISLIKEVLNENKQALLLMPEISLTPQMQTRLESYFGSSVGIWHSKITPKNKKILLERFFRGEIKLIAGARSALFLPFWNLGLIVVDEEHDDSYKNSSEPYYNARDLSVYLASFGDIRVVLGSATPSVSSFFKFKHFRLKGTFFDSKKEFIYDNFSTALSNLIIENIDKTLKMEKQAVIFLPTRANFKFLTCINCFNSIKCPFCSVSMSLHKKTGSLKCHYCGFSTAIPNSCPKCGSDMLEANKIGTSELVLSLEKAFPNAQIAKFDKDEITTQNKLTTLLKNFNNKKIDILVGTQMLSKGHDYHNVDLAVIMGLDEHLEYADFRAREKTLALTMQVAGRAARVGEGRVIIQTNKSEFFQEYLEDYDKFLEDELESRNPLYPPFVRLLRIVIEDKNEQNALKFEKDILSNLKDISNLEIIGHGKALIEFIALKYRRSILLRSDSHIPLLKAAKIARNYGAHADIDPVNFN; translated from the coding sequence ATGAATTATTACGAAATAGCTCTTAGCGGTTTGAATTTAAAACCGCTTACTTATGAAAGCAAATTTGATATCGAAATTTTTAGCGCAGTTAGCGTAAAAGTGAAAAACAGAATTTGCAACGGATTTGTGATAAAAAGCGTAGAAAAACCGAAATTTAAAACGTCTGCTATTTTGGAAATTTTACCGCAAAAACTTACGCAAATTCAGATTAAATTAGCTGAATTTATATCCAGATATTACACTTGCGAAATCGGTGTTTGCTTAGGGCTTTTTGAGCCTTACTATGAAATTTCAAATATGAATTATAGTTTTATAAAATCCCCGAAATTAAGCCAAAAACAGCAAAATGCTCTTGAGTTTATCAAGCAAAATAGCGTTTCATTACTTTTTGGAGATACCGGAAGCGGAAAAAGCGAAGTATATATATCTCTTATAAAAGAGGTATTAAATGAAAATAAACAAGCCCTACTTTTGATGCCAGAAATCTCTCTAACACCGCAGATGCAAACGCGTTTGGAGAGTTATTTTGGTTCGTCTGTAGGTATCTGGCACTCAAAAATAACACCCAAAAATAAAAAAATCTTATTAGAAAGATTTTTTCGTGGAGAGATCAAGCTAATAGCAGGAGCTAGGTCTGCACTATTTTTGCCGTTTTGGAATTTAGGACTTATAGTAGTTGATGAGGAGCATGATGATAGCTATAAAAATAGTAGTGAGCCGTACTATAATGCTAGGGATCTAAGCGTTTATCTAGCAAGTTTTGGAGATATAAGAGTTGTTTTAGGAAGCGCTACTCCAAGCGTGAGTAGTTTTTTTAAATTTAAACATTTTAGACTAAAAGGAACATTTTTTGACTCTAAAAAAGAGTTTATTTATGATAATTTCTCAACCGCTCTAAGCAATCTAATAATAGAAAATATAGATAAAACTCTAAAAATGGAAAAACAAGCCGTTATTTTCTTGCCTACTAGGGCTAATTTTAAATTCTTAACTTGCATAAATTGTTTTAACAGCATAAAATGTCCTTTTTGCAGTGTTTCTATGAGCCTTCATAAAAAAACCGGATCTCTTAAGTGCCACTACTGCGGCTTTAGTACCGCTATACCAAACAGTTGCCCTAAGTGCGGTAGCGATATGTTAGAAGCAAACAAAATAGGTACTAGCGAGCTTGTTTTGAGTCTGGAAAAAGCCTTTCCGAATGCTCAAATAGCTAAATTTGATAAAGATGAAATTACTACGCAAAACAAGCTAACAACTCTGCTAAAAAACTTTAACAACAAAAAGATAGATATCCTTGTAGGCACGCAAATGCTAAGCAAAGGTCACGACTATCATAACGTGGATTTAGCTGTGATCATGGGGCTTGATGAGCATCTTGAATATGCGGATTTTAGAGCTAGAGAAAAGACTTTGGCTCTTACTATGCAAGTTGCGGGTCGCGCTGCTAGGGTCGGTGAAGGAAGAGTTATTATCCAGACAAATAAATCTGAGTTTTTTCAAGAGTACTTAGAGGATTATGATAAATTTTTAGAAGATGAGTTGGAATCTAGAAATCCCTTATATCCACCGTTTGTACGACTTCTTAGAATAGTTATAGAAGATAAAAATGAACAAAATGCTTTGAAATTTGAAAAAGATATATTATCAAATTTAAAAGATATTTCAAATTTAGAAATTATAGGTCACGGAAAAGCACTTATAGAGTTTATTGCGTTGAAATATAGAAGATCTATTTTATTAAGATCAGACTCTCATATTCCTCTACTAAAAGCCGCTAAAATAGCTAGAAATTACGGAGCCCACGCGGATATAGATCCGGTAAATTTTAACTAA
- a CDS encoding type II secretion system protein, translating to MKKAFSLVELVFVMVILGILASFIIPSFSAKKQDADIATIKIQIAAIRAGIRDYTTSQIISGKTQVSWRPFLANYASSTWDTVNPSENQSIYPLSLESRFETKELFSVVLPKGYHIKGANNKNEKGWSRFNDAGGTTFSGRYFVRFGKETVRFDYCSKTTNAASGSICGSRDSPDANLTGKLYCTGDKCGLLGEEQI from the coding sequence ATGAAAAAAGCATTTAGTTTAGTGGAGCTTGTTTTTGTAATGGTCATTTTAGGTATACTTGCTAGCTTTATAATTCCTAGTTTTTCAGCAAAAAAACAAGATGCAGATATAGCAACCATAAAAATACAAATCGCTGCCATAAGAGCAGGAATAAGAGATTACACGACATCTCAGATAATATCAGGAAAAACTCAAGTGAGTTGGAGACCTTTTCTTGCAAATTACGCTAGTTCTACTTGGGATACGGTAAATCCGTCAGAAAATCAATCCATATATCCACTCTCTTTAGAGAGCAGATTTGAAACTAAAGAGTTATTTTCAGTGGTTTTACCCAAAGGGTATCATATAAAAGGAGCCAACAATAAAAATGAAAAAGGTTGGAGTAGGTTTAACGATGCCGGAGGTACTACATTTTCCGGTAGATATTTTGTAAGATTTGGAAAAGAGACTGTTCGTTTTGATTACTGTTCCAAAACGACAAATGCTGCTAGCGGCTCCATATGTGGTTCTAGAGACAGCCCAGACGCAAATTTGACAGGTAAATTATATTGCACTGGTGATAAATGCGGTTTGTTGGGTGAAGAACAAATTTAA